GCGCCGACCCGGTCGAGCTGCATGCCCGACAGCTGGCTGCGCTCGACGGCGAGCGCGAGCAGGCCCTCGGCCGCGAGGATGTCGAGCACGAGGCGCGCGTCCTCGACGTTGTAGGCGACGAGCGCGGCCGGGTCCTCGCGGTGGAGGCGCTGGATCTCCTCGACGCGGCCCTCGCCGGCGTGGGCGATGCGCTTGCCGCGCCCGAGGACGTGGCGCGCGACCGTCTCGAGGCGGTAGTCGTCGAGCGCGATGGCGTCGCGCACGAGCGGGATGCCGTCGAGGACCATGCGCCCCGGGATCTCGGCGCGCGCGTCGCGCCCGAAGCTCGCGTCGGACCGGAACGCGATCGCGCCGGGCGCGCGTCCGAGCTCGCACGCGACGCCGTTCGCCTCGCAGCGCTCCGCGAGCACGCGCAGGTCGAAGCCGACGACGTTCCAGCCGACGACGACGTCGGGGTCGAGCTCGCGCACCGTCGCGACGAGCGCCTCGAGGAGCGCGCGCTCGCTCGCGAACACGCGCGCGCCGACGTCGCGCGCGTCGCGCGCGCCGGGCTCGCGAGCGAGGAGCGCGCGCGCGTCGCCGCGATCGGTCACGAGCGCGGCGGACAGCACGCGGCTCGCGTCGGGCGTCGTCTCGAGATCGATCGAGAGCGCGGTCGGCTCGACGCGCACGTCGTCGGCGGCCCGCAGCTCGGGATTGCGGAAGAGTCGCAGCCCGGCCGGCGTGACCTGCGCGTCGCCGCGCACCTCGACGCCGGCGCGCACGCCGAGCTCGGTCAGGAAGCGGTACGGGAAGCGGACGTCGGCCTCGAACGTGGCCGCGCCGCGCGCACGCAGCCGATCGCGCACGACGGGCACGCGCGCCGGGATCGGCAGCGTGACGCGCGCCACGCGACGTCCGCGCAGATCGCGGAGCGCGGTGCGCTCGCACGTCGCGTCGGGCTCGTCGTCGAGCAGCTCGCGATGATCGTCGAGCACGAAGAACGCCGGGCGGTAGCGGTCCTCCTCCACGAGGAACGGAGGGCCGTCCTCGAGGCGGCCGTAGAGCTGCACGACGGGAACGCCGCGCCGGACGCGATACGTCGGCTGCAGCACGAGGCCTCGCGGCATCGGGCGATTGTACGCCCGTGCCGCGGTATGCTCGCGCCCTTCGCTCGCCTCGCGACGGCCGTGCTGCGGCGTCGTCGCGAGGCCTTCGCGGGACGCCCGCGCCGGCGCTGCGGTGCGCCCGGGGGCGTCGGAGGGCCGGTGCAGCGACGCGTCGAGCGCGAGGCCGAGCGAGCGGAGCCGACGCCGGGCTCCGCGGTGCCGCACGCGCGCCGCGGTGCGCGCGCCATCACCCTCCTCACCATCGCGTTCGCGCTGTTCCTGCTCGGGCTCGTCGCGCTCGCGAACAGCGGAGTCGCGACGCGCCAGCTGCTCGCGCTCGCCGCGAAGATCCCGGGCCGCGACAAGACGGTCCACTTCGCGCTCATGGGGACGATGTCGCTGCTGCTCAATCTCGCGTGGCGCGGCGCGCGCTGGAAGCTGGGCGCGCTGCCGTCGCCGCTCGTCGTGCCGAAGGGGAGCGCGCTGGTCGCGCTCGTGGTGACGGCGGAGGAGTTCACGCAGAAGCTCGTGCCGGTGCGCAGCTTCTCGCTCGAGGATCTCGCGTACGACTACCTCGGCATCGCCGTGCTCGGGACGCTCGGGATGTGGATCGCCGCGCGCATCGCGCGGCGTGCGTCGCGGGAAGGCGGGTGACGCGGGGGGGAAGCGCGCGGCGCGCGGCGCGCGCGGCGTCGTGCGCCGTCGCGGTGCTCGCGGTCGCCGCCCCGGCCCTCGGCGGGCCTCTGCCGCCCGCGCGCGGCGTCGTCTTCGTCGACGTCGATCGCGACGGCGCGCGCGACGACGGCGAGCCGGGCGCGGCGCGCGTCGTCGTCCAGCGCGGAGCGGTGCTCGCCTTCACCGACGACGACGGGCGCTATGCGCTACCCGCGGCCGCGGCCGACGACGGGCCCGTCTTCGTGACGCGGCCGTCGGGGTTCGACTGCGCGCGCTGGTACCGGGAGGGCGGCGGCGACTTCGCGCTCGTCGCGCGCGACGCGGCGCGCGCGAGCGGCGTGTTCGTGCACCTCTCCGACGCGCACGTCACGGACCGCGCGAGCGATCTCGCGCGGCTCGCGGTGCCGGCGCCGATCGCCGCGATGCCGCGCTGGCTCGCGGGACAGGCGATGCTGCTGCTCCTGCGCGGGCAGCACGGCGCGGGCGTCACGAGCGGCGCCATCGCCGATGCCCTGGTGCGCGCGGAGTACGGCGACGGCGCGCGGCGGAGCGCGTCGGCCGCGACGACCGTCGGCAGCTGGGTGCATCGGCTCGCCGCGCTCGGCGACGGCGCGAGCGGCGACGCCGAGGGCGAGGGCGCGCCGCCCGGCATCGACCCCGTGCGCGACTTCCGCGCCTCGCTCCGCGAGATCGCGCGGCTCGCTCCCGACTTCGTGGTGAGCACGGGCGACCTCGTGCTCGAGAGCAACGAGGTCGACGGCGAGACGGCCGGGCGCTGGCTCGACTTCTACCTGCGCGAGACGCGCGCGACCGGGCTCGCCTTCCACGAGACGATCGGCAACAACGAGATCGTGGGCATCGGCCTCGACCCGGTCGACCCGGCCGCGCCCGGGTTCGGCAAGGCGGCGTTCCGCGCGCGCTTCGGCCCGACGGCCTACGCCTTCGATCGCGGCGAGCTCCACTTCGTCGCGCTCGACACGCATCGCGCGCGGAGCGCGAGCGGCGACGACTGGAGCTTCACGGCGATGGAGCCGCGCGTGCGCGCGTGGCTGTCGGCCGACCTCGCCGCGCACGCGGGGAGCGCGATCGTCGTCCTGAACCACGAGCCCTTCGCGAGCGATCCGTCGTGGCCGCTCGCACTGCGCCTCGCTCCGACCGTGGAGGACGCCGACTGGATCGGGCGCGCGGGTGTCGCGTACACGCTCACCGGCCACCTGCACGCGAGCGGCTCGTCCGTCGACGCGCACGAGCACGGCTCCGTGCGCGCGACGCAGCACGTCTCGACGGGCGCGCTCTCGGGCGCGCGCTGGGTGTTCCCGGCCGACGCGGCGCCGCGCGGCTACCGCCTCGTGCAGATGCGCGGCCGCGAGCTCTACTCCGCCTGGAAACGCACCGGAGAGCCGCTCGTCGCCTTCGTGTCGCCGCCCGATCGCGCGGCCTTCGCGACGCGGCCGCCGGCTGCCGACCCTGCTGCGATCGTCGTCGTCGCGGCCGACCGCGCCGGCCCCTTCGCCGCGGTCGAGCTGTGGCGCGGCGAGGAGCGCGTCGCGCTCGAGGCCTGGAGCCCGTACTTCTTCGCCGCGCGCGACCCGGCGACGGGCGCGACGGGCGCGACGGGCGCCGCGGAGGCGACGCGCGGCGGCGACGGGAGCGGAGCCGGCCTGCGCGTCGTCGCGCGGCGCGCGAACGGCGAGGTCGTCGCGCGCGAGCTCGCTCCCGCGCGGTAGAGTCGCGCGCGTGACCACACCCGCGATGCCGAAGCCCGCGCCGCCGCCTTCCGCGTCCGGCGCGCTCCCGCCGCCCCCGCCCTTGCGAACGCGCGTGAGCGAGCTGCTCGGCGTCGACTACCCGATCGTGCAGGCGCCGATGGGCTGGATCGCGCGCGCCCGGCTCGCTTCGGCGGTCTCGAACGCGGGCGGGCTCGGCATCATCGAGACCTCGTCGGGTGAGCTCGACGCCGTCCGCGACGAGATCCGCAAGATGCGCGCGCTCACCGAGAAGCCGTTCGGCGTCAACATCGCGCAGCTCTTCGTGCGCGATCCGGACATCGTCGATTTCGTCGTCGACAACGGCGTGCGCTTCGTGACGACGTCGGCGGGCGACCCGACCCGCTACACCGAGAAGCTCAAGAAGGCCGGGCTCGTCGTCTTCCACGTGGTCCCGACGCTGCGCGCCGCACTGAAGGCCGTGGCCGCGGGCGTCGACGGCCTCGTCGTCGAGGGCGGGGAGGGCGGCGGCTTCAAGAACCCGCGCGACGTGGCCTCGATGGTGCTGCTCCCGCTCGTCTGCTCGCGCGTCGACGTCCCGGTGATCGCGGCCGGCGGCATGCTCGACGGCCGCACGATGGCGGCGGCCTTCGCGCTCGGCGCCGAAGGCGTGCAGATGGGGACGCGCATGGTGGCGGCCGCCGAGTCGCCCGTGCACGACAACTACAAGAACGCGATCGCGACCGCGGCCGAGACCGACACGGTGTTCGTCAACCGCTTCGGCCGGCCGGGCCTGCGCGCATTGCGCACGCGCATGAGCGAGGAGCTCGAGCGCCGCGAGTCGGTCGACCTCGGCGTGCTCGGACGGGTGCGCGACGTCTACTTCGGCGGCGACATGGAGGCGGCCATCGCGCTCGCGGGTCAGGTGGCGGGGCGCATCGACGGCGTCGCCAGCGTGCGCGACATCGTGCACGGCTGCGTGCGCGAGCTTCGCGAGCGCGCCGCGGCGGTCGAGGCGCTCGCGCGCGCGTGACGCGGGCGGCCGCGCGTCCGCATCGACGCTAGGCGGGCGCCGGCAGCACCTGCTGCGTCGCGTAGACGTCGACGCGGTCGAACACGCCGAGCGCGAGGTACGGGTCGGCGTGCGCGATGCGTCGCGCCTCGTCGAAGCCCGCCGCCTCGAACACGATCAGGCTGCCGCGCGGCCGCCCCTCGTCGTCGAGCAGCGGCCCGGCGAACCGCACGTCGAGGTGCGCGAGGTGGTCGACGTGACGCGGGCGCGCCTCCGGGCGGCGCGCGGCGCCGTCCGCGCCGTCGTGTCCCACGTAGCAGTAGAGCGGCATCGTGCGTTCTCTCCTCGTGCGTGCGTGCGTGCGTGCGTGCGCGGGTCGGCCGTCAGCGCGCATCCGGCGCGTCGCCGTCCGCGCGGCTCGTGATGCGGCCCATGAGCTCGACGATCTCGGGCTTGCGGTAGTCCGCGTGCGCGCCGATCGGGTCGAGCCAGCCGAGCGTGTAGTCGACCCAGCGGCGTTCGAGGCTCAATCCGAAGACGCCGTGGTCGACGACGGGCGAGACGTCGACGAACACGAGGCCGCGGCACGCGGGCAGCCCGCAGCCGTTCGCACCTCGCGGCGTGTCGTGCAGCGCGTCGAGCGCGATGGTCGGGAAGTCGCGAGGGGGCTCGTAGGGCGCGACCGTGAGGCGCCCGGCCGACTCGTTGAGCAGGCCGAGATCGAAGAAGCCCTTGTGCCGCTCGCCCCAGCGCGGCGAGATGCCGAGCGCGTCGCTCGACACGTCGGTCAGGACCTCGAGCACGGGCAGCTGCGCGAGCGTGTCCATGACGTGGTGGTGCGGCCCGCGCGCGAGCCCGCGCGCCTGCGTCGTCGCGTAGTTCACCGGCGTCGTGATGGCCGAGTAGAGGAGCGCGATCGGCACGCTCACGACCTCGGCGAGCCCGCGCTGGAAGAGGTCGAACGGACGATCGGCGAGCGGAGGCAGCGGGATCGCGAGGCCGTCGAGCATGCGCGGCTCGACGTCCTCGCGCTCGTTCTGCTCGCCTCTCCCGAAGCCGGGCATCACGAGCTGCACGGCCTCGGCCGCGCGCTTCGTGCCGCGCTCGGCCTGCTCCGTCATCACGCCGAAGACGCGCTGCCGGAAGATCGCCTCGAACGACGTGAAGCTGTACGCGTTCACCACGAGGTTGGCGGTCGGGAACAGGAAGCCGTTCGCGTGGTCGTGGCGGCTCTGCGTGACGATCACGGGATAGTCGGCGTCGCGGTGGAGGTTGGGCAGCACGAGCGCGGGTTGGATCAGCACCGCTCCGCGCACGCGGTCGGCCGACGCGAAGGGCTCGGAGCGCACGCGCGCGAGCGCGAGGTGGTTCTGCATGAG
This genomic interval from Myxococcota bacterium contains the following:
- a CDS encoding metallophosphoesterase, with translation MTRGGSARRAARAASCAVAVLAVAAPALGGPLPPARGVVFVDVDRDGARDDGEPGAARVVVQRGAVLAFTDDDGRYALPAAAADDGPVFVTRPSGFDCARWYREGGGDFALVARDAARASGVFVHLSDAHVTDRASDLARLAVPAPIAAMPRWLAGQAMLLLLRGQHGAGVTSGAIADALVRAEYGDGARRSASAATTVGSWVHRLAALGDGASGDAEGEGAPPGIDPVRDFRASLREIARLAPDFVVSTGDLVLESNEVDGETAGRWLDFYLRETRATGLAFHETIGNNEIVGIGLDPVDPAAPGFGKAAFRARFGPTAYAFDRGELHFVALDTHRARSASGDDWSFTAMEPRVRAWLSADLAAHAGSAIVVLNHEPFASDPSWPLALRLAPTVEDADWIGRAGVAYTLTGHLHASGSSVDAHEHGSVRATQHVSTGALSGARWVFPADAAPRGYRLVQMRGRELYSAWKRTGEPLVAFVSPPDRAAFATRPPAADPAAIVVVAADRAGPFAAVELWRGEERVALEAWSPYFFAARDPATGATGATGAAEATRGGDGSGAGLRVVARRANGEVVARELAPAR
- a CDS encoding nitronate monooxygenase — its product is MPKPAPPPSASGALPPPPPLRTRVSELLGVDYPIVQAPMGWIARARLASAVSNAGGLGIIETSSGELDAVRDEIRKMRALTEKPFGVNIAQLFVRDPDIVDFVVDNGVRFVTTSAGDPTRYTEKLKKAGLVVFHVVPTLRAALKAVAAGVDGLVVEGGEGGGFKNPRDVASMVLLPLVCSRVDVPVIAAGGMLDGRTMAAAFALGAEGVQMGTRMVAAAESPVHDNYKNAIATAAETDTVFVNRFGRPGLRALRTRMSEELERRESVDLGVLGRVRDVYFGGDMEAAIALAGQVAGRIDGVASVRDIVHGCVRELRERAAAVEALARA
- a CDS encoding YciI family protein, with the protein product MPLYCYVGHDGADGAARRPEARPRHVDHLAHLDVRFAGPLLDDEGRPRGSLIVFEAAGFDEARRIAHADPYLALGVFDRVDVYATQQVLPAPA